DNA sequence from the Chitinophaga flava genome:
ATCCCAGGATAAGGGTATCGCTGAAGAGCATTCTTCCACCGGTGATTTCTGTCGTGTATTGAACACCGGTAGTGGCATTGTAAGTGACGTTATAGATAGAATCCCTGCCTTGTACGGGGATACCATTGTATTTATAACCATCCAGGCGGATAGCAATATTGGAGTTAGGTCCGAAGAGCAGGCCATAAACGGTGATGTATACTTTACCGCTGCGGGTAACGCCGTAGCTATCACGGCAGGCATCTCCATAATCGATGACCAGCTGTTTAGGCCAGTCTGTAGGGTTTGCACTGCTGAGCAGGATAGATGGACAAGCTGTTACGTTGGCGTAGTCGTTGTATTCGGCTTTACGGCCGTTGGTAAGGCCCTGGTTAGCTGCAATCACTGCAGTAGTTTCGAAGAGGTCGCCATAAACAGCATGGGCAGTTGTTTCATGAGAGGCGGCCAGCAGGGTTTTGTTATCATCTTCGTTGGCAGCAGCGGTATCAGTGGTCACTTCCTTTTTACAGGCGAAGAAAAGGGTAGCCACGGCCACGACCGCGATAGTACCAGCCAGCACACGATTTGTACTGAAGTAGCTTTTCATAGTTATAGTTTTTTTAAATTAGGTTTAGGTTTTTCAGGCTTTACCTTTGCAGGAATAAAAATACCTATTTAATATTACAAAAAATAGAAATTTAAAAAAATAATTTTATCATGTTTTGGACCGATACGCACGCCCATTTGTATTCAGATGAATTTTTGGCTGACCAGCAGGAGATGATAGAGCGTGCACTGCAAGCAGGCGTGACCACACTGTTGCTGCCGAATATAGACGAGTCGTCTATCACCGGCATGCTGAAACTGGAAGCGGCGTATCCCAAAAACTGTTTTGCCATGATGGGCCTGCATCCCTGCTATGTAAAACCCGACGTGGAAAACCAGCTGCGCCTGATAAAAGACTGGCTGATACATCGCACGTTTAAAGGCATCGGAGAGATAGGGCTTGACTTTTACTGGGACAAATCCCTGCTGGAGCAGCAATACCAGGCTTTCCGGGAGCAGCTGCTGCTGGCGAGGCAATATAAGCTGCCTGTTTCCATCCACAGCCGGGAAGCAACACGGGAATGTATAAACGAAGTGAAAGCCTTACAGGATGGTAACCTCAGCGGCGTATTTCATTGTTTCTCAGGAACGCTGGAAGAAGCTAAAGAGATCATCGACCTGGGCTTCTACCTGGGCATAGGTGGGGTAGTCACCTTTAAAAAATCAGGCCTCGACAAACTGCTTGAAAACATAGATCTGCAACATATTGTACTGGAGACAGATGCGCCTTACCTGGCCCCCGTTCCACACCGTGGCAAACGCAATGAAAGTGCCTATATCCCATTGATAGGCGAAAAGGTGGCAGATATAAAAAATCTAAAAATAGAAGAGGTAGCCGCTATTACCAACAGTAATGCCCGGAAATTATTCAAAACGCTCTAACTGTTTAGTGGATACCTTTGCAGGCAACTGGCAGCTAGACAATGAGTAAAATTCTGATAATCTACACAGGCGGTACAGTAGGCATGATCTACGACGATAAGACCAAAGCGCTCCGCCCTATTGGCTTCAATGAAATAAGAAACAATTTACCGGAACTTTACCGGATGGGGATCGACTTCTATGTATATGCGTTCAACCCGCCTATAGACTCCTCAGATATGCAACCGGAGATCTGGATAGAACTGGCCAGTATCATTGAAGACCGCTATGACCGATACGATGGATTTGTCATCCTGCATGGATCAGACACCATGTCATTCACCGCATCCGCGCTGAGCTTCATGCTGGAAAATCTGTCCAAACCGGTTATCCTCACCGGCTCACAGCTCCCTATCGGTAAGATACGTACCGATGCCAAGGAAAATATCATCACTGCCATGGAAATAGCCTGCAGCAGGCATAACGGCAGTCAGGCATCTATGGTGCCGGAAGTATGTATTTACTTTGACTTCTCCCTGTTCAGAGGCAACCGTTCCAAAAAATACAACGCCGAAAAATTCGAAGCGTTTTATACCATGAACTATCCTCCGCTGGCAGAAGCAGGCATCGACATCAAATACAAAAATCAGTTTATCCTGCCTACACCTGCAGCTCCGCTGAAAGTGCATAAAGAACTGGAAACGAATATCACCGTGCTGAAGCTGTTTCCCGGCATTACCCGCAGGGCAGTGGAAGCGACACTCAGCGTTCCCGGCCTGAAAGGCGTGATCATGGAGACTTTCGGTAGTGGCAATACCAATACCCAGCCCTGGTTTATAGAAAGCATTAAAAAAGTAATCGACAACGGCGCCCTGGTAGTAGATATCACCCAGTGTGACGGTGGCTCTGTAGAGCTGGGCAAATATGAAACCAGTCAACACCTGGTGGAAATAGGCGTGGTAAGCGGCCATGATATGACTTTCGAAGCAGCCGTTACCAAACTGATGTTTGTACTCGGACAAGGTCTCTCTATAGCTGACAGTAAAAAAATGATCGAGACATCCCTGAGGGGAGAGCTGACCCCGATAGAGGTCTACTAATTTGAATATAAAAGATAATTAAAGCGGAAAGTATTGTAATAGTATACTTTCCGCTTTTTTATTACAGATTTTTATTAAATTTAATTGTTGAGTGCCCTATTTTACCCCTTACCGTGCAGCTCTTTATATCACCACAAAATCTATAGGTATGAATGTTTCGTTAACGCAAAAGTTTATTGCAGAATTTTTTGGCACACTGGTACTGGTACTAATCGGTTGCGGCAGCGCCGTGATAGCCGGCAGTCACGTAGGCCTGCTGGGGATTGCCTTCGCCTTCGGCCTGTCGGTACTGACCATGGTATATGCTATCGGACATATTTCCGGTTGCCATATCAATCCTGCCATCACCATCTCCATGCTGGCCACCGGCAAAATATCCGGTAAAGATGCCGGCGCCTACATTGTAGCACAGATAGCCGGCGCTATCGCTGCTTCCGCCATCCTCTACATCATCGCTGCCGGTAAAGGCGATTATACCCTTGCAGCCAACGGCCTCGGACAAAACGGTATCGGCGACGCCTATCAGGACCATTACAACGTACTCAGCGGCCTCATCTTCGAGATCGTATTTACTGCCATCTTCCTGATAGTAATACATGGCAGCACCAGCAAAAACAATAAGAACGGCATGCTGGCAGGTGTAGCCATCGGCCTCTCACTCACCATGATCCACATCGTAGGTATTCCCATCACCGGTGTTTCCGTAAACCCCGCACGTAGTATCGGACCGGCTCTTTTTGTAGGTGGTGATGCGCTCGCACACCTCTGGATATTCATCGTAGGACCCATTATCGGCGGGCTTTTGGGCGGTGGAATCTGGAGACTTTATGATAAACCATAAAAAATTCTTGGAAATTAAAAGTAAAGGATTATCTTTGCAACCCTGAAACGGAAGCTCAACCCTTCCAAATATGTTTCAAAGATAATCTACGGAGAAGTGCAGGAGTGGTTGAACTGGCACGCCTGGAAAGTGTGTATAGGTGAAAGCCTATCAAGGGTTCGAATCCCTTCTTCTCCGCAACCATTCCCTGATGATCACCGATCATCAGGGTTTTTTCTTTATACCAGAGCAGTTAGCACAAGAGCCCTATACCGATTCAACCTATTCAAATCGTTTCAGCCAACTTTTAATAAATAAACCTCCAAAATTTAAATTATCTGATCCATGAAACGTTTAATACACTCTCTACCTTTCCTGCTAATAACAACAGCTGTAGTATTGTTTACCGCCTCCTGCAGCAAAGACGGCAATACCGGCCCTGCCGGCCCACAAGGACCAAAAGGTGATACCGGCACCGCCAATATTATCTACTCCGATTGGCTCGATATTCCCTTTAAGGCCGATACAGTTCATACTGCCGGTAACAGAATTGACACCATGGGTTATTTTGCCGTTATCGATGCTCCCAAGCTGACAACCAGC
Encoded proteins:
- a CDS encoding asparaginase, producing MSKILIIYTGGTVGMIYDDKTKALRPIGFNEIRNNLPELYRMGIDFYVYAFNPPIDSSDMQPEIWIELASIIEDRYDRYDGFVILHGSDTMSFTASALSFMLENLSKPVILTGSQLPIGKIRTDAKENIITAMEIACSRHNGSQASMVPEVCIYFDFSLFRGNRSKKYNAEKFEAFYTMNYPPLAEAGIDIKYKNQFILPTPAAPLKVHKELETNITVLKLFPGITRRAVEATLSVPGLKGVIMETFGSGNTNTQPWFIESIKKVIDNGALVVDITQCDGGSVELGKYETSQHLVEIGVVSGHDMTFEAAVTKLMFVLGQGLSIADSKKMIETSLRGELTPIEVY
- a CDS encoding TatD family hydrolase; translation: MFWTDTHAHLYSDEFLADQQEMIERALQAGVTTLLLPNIDESSITGMLKLEAAYPKNCFAMMGLHPCYVKPDVENQLRLIKDWLIHRTFKGIGEIGLDFYWDKSLLEQQYQAFREQLLLARQYKLPVSIHSREATRECINEVKALQDGNLSGVFHCFSGTLEEAKEIIDLGFYLGIGGVVTFKKSGLDKLLENIDLQHIVLETDAPYLAPVPHRGKRNESAYIPLIGEKVADIKNLKIEEVAAITNSNARKLFKTL
- the aqpZ gene encoding aquaporin Z, encoding MNVSLTQKFIAEFFGTLVLVLIGCGSAVIAGSHVGLLGIAFAFGLSVLTMVYAIGHISGCHINPAITISMLATGKISGKDAGAYIVAQIAGAIAASAILYIIAAGKGDYTLAANGLGQNGIGDAYQDHYNVLSGLIFEIVFTAIFLIVIHGSTSKNNKNGMLAGVAIGLSLTMIHIVGIPITGVSVNPARSIGPALFVGGDALAHLWIFIVGPIIGGLLGGGIWRLYDKP